In one Silene latifolia isolate original U9 population chromosome 10, ASM4854445v1, whole genome shotgun sequence genomic region, the following are encoded:
- the LOC141607566 gene encoding protein FAR1-RELATED SEQUENCE 5-like, which yields MTSKYEDSKERIGYLVSKLNAHTHDFIVEKRLSIEVEKNDELLKEKSLFKGVINDLVDEVEEPKTVKQNGVQPDRQELCREVEKRFTPYIGQEFGGVEDAVTFYKIYAIACGFDVRRYTTKKWRGGEIKSKLVVCNREGFAHKTPRKDQDDGLDGEKSQRIFRVTRVGCKARIRLYMKNGLLLIDRFHEGHNHELISLKDREFQKLSRNITDYHKMIIVSNSRLKIGATKTYIICKEQVNGYENIGASLNDFKNFHRDVKCFIHERDGQLFVDHFKEMTETRTGFYFDYDLDDDGSLRRAIWADGTARDNYKIFCDAVSFDPTYSTNKYSMVFTPFTGVDHHKRSVTFCGALVAKEDYESFNWVFSRFLQAMGGKEPEYIITDQDPGIIKSVPLIFKTARHRFCMWHIMNKMPSKFGVSRSDYNEFICKINDLIWDDELEAAEFDGIWEQIIQDHGVGVNDWFADLYAIRGQSESENSFFKRFKHKSGTLVEFWMRFESAMDQQRHTQKQLVNMDKHSSATASTHLALEIHAAKVYTYSAFHKFKQEAIFSIDTCRTGALSDDTGTRKASCSCTMFERSGILCRHIIWIFSASGIKTIPEDYVLNRWMKEYLRLRIFNTNGEGTENMQVIDEKQIAMSIMWSEVHEAVGLLRDKGIADVDSFSAVIRSFKQSLSPLGEVLSKNQQMEKFLNCTACEVVTILPPKNSKNKGTGKRLLSAKTKAMVLARKPKRKCKNCKRMTNHDKRNCPNPFSAHTPLCEGSSEPEEDEREEEEELESEQE from the exons atgacatctaagtatgaggaTTCTAAAGAAAGAATTGGATATCTTGTGTCGAAACTCAATGCTCACACTCATGACTTCATAGTGGAAAAAAGGTTGTCTATAGAAGTTGAAAAGAATGATGaacttttaaaagaaaaatctCTTTTCAAAGGCGTCATTAATGACCTAGTTGATGAGGTAGAAGAACCTAAA ACGGTAAAACAGAATGGGGTTCAACCTGACAGGCAGGAGCTGTGTAGGGAGGTGGAGAAGAGGTTTACACCGTACATCGGCCAGGAGTTTGGGGGGGTTGAGGATGCGGTGACTTTTTATAAGATATACGccattgcttgtgggtttgatgtACGTAGGTACACAACAAAAAAATGGCGTGGCGGTGAGATCAAGTCAAAGCTCGTCGTCTGCAATCGAGAAGGTTTCGCTCACAAGACGCCCAGAAAAGATCAGGATGACGGACTGGATGGGGAGAAGTCACAGAGGATATTCAGGGTCACTAGAGTGGGGTGTAAAGCGAGGATACGACTATATATGAAGAATGGTCTTTTATTAATTGACCGGTTCCACGAGGGTCACAATCACGAGCTTATCTCACTTAAGGACAGAGAGTTCCAGAAATTGTCGCGTAACATAACAGATTATCACAAGATGATAATCGTTTCAAACTCAAGG ctgaagataggagcaacAAAAACATACATAATTTGCAAAGAACAAGTGAATGGATACGAAAACATTGGAGCAagcttaaatgattttaagaacttccataggGATGTTAAATGTTTTATTCACGAACGGGATGGTCAGTTGTTTGTTGACCATTTCAAGGAAATGACTGAAACAAGAACAGGTTTCTACTTTGACTATGACCTTGACGATGATGGCAGCCTACGTAGGGCCATATGGGCGGACGGTACCGCCCGAGATAATTACAAAATTTTTTGTGATGCGGTGTCATTTGACCCAACTTACTCAACCAATAAGTATTCTATGGTATTCACACCATTCACAGGTGTTGACCACCATAAACGATCTGTGACGTTCTGTGGGGCTCTTGTTGCAAAGGAAGATTATGAGTCGTTTAATTGGGTTTTCAGCCGGTTTTTACAAGCAATGGGGGGTAAGGAACCCGAGTACATAATTACAGATCAGGACCCAGGTATTATCAAATCTGTCCCTCTTATTTTCAAGACAGCGCGCCATCGGTTctgtatgtggcatataatgaacaaaatgCCAAGTAAGTTTGGCGTCTCGAGAAGCGATTATAATGAGTTCATATGTAAAATTAATGACCTTATATGGGACGATGAGCTTGAGGCAGCAGAATTTGATGGTATCTGGGAGCAAATAATTCAAGATCATGGTGTTGGCGTAAATGATTGGTTTGCAGATTTATATGCTATAAGGGGACa atcagagagcgaaaatagctTTTTCAAGAGGTTTAAGCACAAGTCAGGAACgttggttgagttttggatgcgctTTGAGAGCGCTATGGACCAACAAAGACATACACAGAAGCAGCTTGTTAACATGGATAAGCACTCGTCCGCAACGGCGTCAACACATCTGGCATTAGAGATTCATGCTGCAAAGGTGTACACCTATTCAGCTTTCCACAAATTCAAACAAGAAGCCATCTTCTCAATTGATACATGTAGAACAGGAG CTTTATCTGATGACACAGGTACACGTAAAGCAAGCTGCAGTTGTACGATGTTCGAAAGAAGCGGAATCCTATGCCGCCATATAATATGGATTTTTTCAGCAAGTGGGATAAAGACTATACCAGAAGATTATGTTCTGAATAGATGGATGAAAGAGTATCTCCGATTAAGGATTTTCAATACTAATGGTGAAGGAACAGAAAACATGCAAGTCATCGATGAAAAACAAATTGCAATGTCAAtaatgtggtcagaagttcatgaaGCTGTAGGGCTCCTTCGAGACAAAGGAATAGCTGATGTTGACAGCTTTTCCGCTGTAATTAGATCATTTAAACAGTCCCTGTCACCATTAGGGGAAGTGTTGAGtaaaaatcaacaaatggagAAATTTCTAAATTGTACGGCATGTGAGGTAGTGACGATATTGCCACCAAAGAATTCGAAAAACAAGGGGACCGGAAAAAGATTGCTGTCAGCcaaaacaaaagcaatggtgTTGGCTAGGAAACCCAAACGTAAGTGTAAGAATTGCAAGAGAATGACAAATCACGACAAGAGAAACTGCCCTAACCCCTTCTCAGCACACACGCCATTGTGCGAAGGGTCGTCTGAACCAGAAGAggatgagagagaggaggaggaagagctgGAGTCAGAACAAGAATAG